A genomic segment from Streptosporangium roseum DSM 43021 encodes:
- a CDS encoding dienelactone hydrolase family protein, whose amino-acid sequence MTTITTRTVEYPADGLTMIGHLALPAGVDRRPAVLLGPEGPGLSDVERRRADALAELGYVALAFDLHGGRYLGDPEEMLARCMPLLADPDRMRGIGHAALDVLRAEPRTDPDRIAAVGYGTGGAIGLELGRDGVNLRAIGTVNALITGRPGEAARIRCPVWAGVGSEDPIMPPAQRDAFTAEMQAAGVDWRLVVYGGALHAFHHPPVDQPVVPGVGYHPRHAQRAWRDVVDLLAECLPVTE is encoded by the coding sequence ATGACGACGATTACAACGCGCACGGTCGAATACCCGGCCGACGGCCTGACGATGATCGGGCACCTCGCGCTCCCGGCCGGTGTCGACCGCCGGCCCGCGGTGCTGCTCGGACCAGAGGGCCCGGGGCTCAGTGACGTCGAGCGCCGCCGGGCCGATGCGCTCGCCGAACTGGGATACGTAGCGCTGGCCTTCGACCTCCACGGCGGGCGCTATTTGGGCGACCCCGAGGAGATGCTGGCCCGTTGCATGCCGCTGCTCGCCGACCCCGACCGGATGCGGGGCATCGGCCACGCGGCGCTCGACGTGTTGCGCGCCGAACCGCGGACCGACCCCGACCGGATCGCCGCCGTCGGCTACGGCACCGGGGGCGCGATCGGGCTGGAACTCGGGCGTGACGGCGTCAACCTGCGCGCGATCGGGACAGTCAACGCACTGATCACGGGCCGCCCGGGCGAGGCGGCGCGCATTCGCTGCCCGGTGTGGGCCGGGGTCGGGTCGGAAGACCCGATCATGCCGCCCGCGCAACGGGACGCGTTCACCGCCGAGATGCAGGCCGCGGGCGTCGACTGGCGCCTCGTGGTCTACGGCGGCGCCTTGCACGCCTTCCACCACCCGCCGGTCGACCAGCCCGTGGTCCCCGGCGTCGGCTACCACCCACGGCACGCGCAGCGAGCCTGGCGCGACGTCGTCGACCTGCTCGCCGAGTGCCTGCCCGTGACGGAGTGA
- a CDS encoding LuxR C-terminal-related transcriptional regulator: MQTLTIGGGHILGIRVEERQRRYRKALADLAAALEENAGLHAQLMTQAREAGVLDERQRMAREIHDTLAQGLTGIIPQLRRPVRATLTDREMQVLTLVADGASNRQAAAKLFISEASIKTHLLHIYDKLDVRYRAAAVGEAYRRGLLS, from the coding sequence GTGCAGACCCTCACGATCGGTGGCGGGCACATCCTGGGCATCCGGGTCGAGGAAAGGCAGCGCAGATATCGCAAGGCGCTCGCGGACCTCGCGGCCGCCCTGGAGGAGAACGCCGGGTTGCACGCCCAGCTCATGACGCAGGCACGCGAGGCGGGCGTGCTCGACGAACGGCAGCGGATGGCCCGCGAGATCCACGACACCCTGGCCCAGGGCCTGACCGGGATCATCCCCCAGCTCCGCCGGCCGGTCAGGGCCACGCTCACCGACCGGGAGATGCAGGTGCTCACCCTGGTCGCGGACGGCGCGTCCAACCGCCAGGCCGCGGCCAAGCTGTTCATCAGCGAGGCCAGCATCAAGACCCACCTGCTGCACATCTACGACAAGCTCGACGTGCGCTACCGCGCCGCCGCCGTCGGCGAAGCCTACCGCCGCGGCCTGCTCAGCTGA
- a CDS encoding MerR family transcriptional regulator encodes MRIGQLSRRTGASVRSLRYYEEQGLLQPVRLASGYREYGEEDVSIVRGIRLMLAAGLNSATIAELLPCMTDDGQTLRPACSGMLPDLHRERERLSGAVAELLAARDALDTLIEATVPFEPADSAACQALATRSSSAGKAAPAIRSSG; translated from the coding sequence ATGCGGATAGGCCAGCTGTCCCGACGAACGGGGGCCAGCGTGCGCTCGTTGCGGTACTACGAGGAGCAGGGCTTGCTGCAGCCGGTGCGGCTGGCCAGCGGCTACCGCGAGTACGGCGAAGAGGACGTCAGCATCGTGCGGGGCATCCGCCTCATGCTCGCCGCCGGACTGAACAGCGCCACGATCGCCGAACTGCTGCCCTGCATGACCGACGACGGCCAGACGCTGAGGCCGGCCTGCTCCGGCATGCTTCCTGACCTGCACCGGGAACGTGAACGGCTCAGCGGCGCGGTGGCCGAGCTCCTGGCCGCGCGCGATGCGCTGGACACTCTCATCGAGGCCACAGTGCCGTTCGAGCCCGCCGATTCGGCAGCGTGCCAAGCTTTGGCGACTCGCTCCTCATCCGCCGGAAAGGCGGCGCCCGCGATTCGGTCATCAGGGTGA
- a CDS encoding NAD(P)-dependent oxidoreductase, whose protein sequence is MTNPLSSDQNRTPITVIGLGPMGLAVARALLTHGHPLTIWNRTAEKGDVLVAEGARRAATVAEAVSASPVTIVCLKDYETTHELLVPTGDALRGRVLVNLNSGTPAQARAAAEWAAAHEIAYLDGAIMVPPPLVGQPGSVLLYSGPQDVFERLQPALACLGDPRRLGADPGLAVLYNAALLDLMYATMNGFLHATALVASAGVPATEFADLAVNWFMPTVVMDASLVEQASDLDKGDYPGDVGTMEMNLNALEHITRTSVEQGVHSDQPRLMQEVAEQAIAEGYGGNNYLAVYEILRRPATT, encoded by the coding sequence ATGACGAACCCGCTTTCCTCTGACCAGAACCGCACACCGATCACCGTCATCGGGCTGGGCCCGATGGGCCTCGCAGTGGCCAGGGCACTCCTGACCCACGGACACCCCTTGACGATCTGGAACCGTACCGCCGAGAAGGGCGACGTCCTCGTCGCCGAGGGCGCGCGCCGCGCGGCGACCGTCGCCGAGGCGGTCTCCGCGAGCCCGGTCACGATCGTGTGCCTCAAGGACTACGAAACCACGCACGAACTCCTGGTCCCCACCGGCGACGCTCTGCGGGGCCGGGTGCTGGTGAACCTCAACTCGGGTACGCCCGCGCAGGCACGCGCGGCGGCCGAGTGGGCGGCCGCGCACGAGATCGCCTACCTCGACGGCGCGATCATGGTGCCGCCGCCTCTCGTCGGGCAGCCCGGCTCCGTCCTGCTCTACAGCGGCCCTCAGGACGTCTTCGAGCGGCTCCAGCCGGCGCTGGCCTGCCTCGGCGACCCCCGCCGGCTCGGCGCGGACCCCGGTCTGGCGGTGCTGTACAACGCGGCGTTGCTGGATCTGATGTACGCGACCATGAACGGATTCCTGCACGCCACCGCCCTGGTCGCCTCGGCGGGCGTGCCCGCGACCGAGTTCGCCGACCTGGCCGTCAACTGGTTCATGCCCACGGTGGTGATGGACGCGAGTCTTGTCGAGCAGGCCTCCGACCTGGACAAGGGCGACTACCCCGGCGACGTGGGCACGATGGAGATGAACCTGAACGCGCTGGAGCACATCACCCGCACCAGCGTGGAGCAGGGAGTCCACTCCGACCAGCCACGGCTGATGCAGGAGGTCGCTGAACAGGCGATCGCCGAGGGCTACGGCGGCAACAACTATCTGGCCGTGTACGAGATCCTCAGAAGACCGGCGACGACCTGA
- the map gene encoding type I methionyl aminopeptidase: MIELKTPAEIQRMHVAGRFVAEVLSEVGRLADVGVNLLDLEHHARGMIKRRGAESCYWDYAPSFGRGPFRNVICLSVNDAVLHGLPHDYTLRDGDVLSADLAVSVDGWVADSARTVVVGTAAEEDLRIIRATEEALEAAIEVARPGNRLGDISAAIWAVAHDYGYPVNTEFGGHGIGRTMHEGPHVSNRGRAGRGLTLRPGLTLALEPWFARTTDRIVYDADGWTIRSADGSRTAHSEHTVAITEDAPLVLTWREPENPATRADSASRLSAKDA; encoded by the coding sequence GTGATTGAACTGAAGACGCCTGCGGAGATCCAGCGCATGCACGTGGCCGGGCGTTTCGTCGCCGAGGTGCTCTCCGAGGTCGGCCGGCTCGCCGACGTGGGCGTCAACCTCCTGGACCTGGAGCACCACGCGCGCGGCATGATCAAACGGCGCGGGGCGGAGTCGTGCTACTGGGACTACGCGCCGTCCTTCGGGCGCGGCCCGTTCCGCAACGTCATCTGCCTGTCGGTCAACGACGCCGTCCTGCACGGCCTGCCCCACGACTACACGCTGCGTGACGGCGACGTGCTCAGCGCGGACCTCGCGGTCAGCGTCGACGGCTGGGTGGCCGACTCGGCGCGCACGGTCGTCGTCGGGACCGCCGCAGAGGAGGACCTGCGGATCATCCGCGCCACCGAGGAAGCGTTGGAGGCGGCGATCGAGGTGGCACGTCCGGGCAACCGCCTTGGTGACATCTCGGCGGCCATCTGGGCGGTGGCCCACGACTACGGTTACCCGGTCAACACCGAGTTCGGTGGCCACGGCATTGGCCGCACCATGCACGAGGGGCCCCACGTTTCGAACAGGGGCCGGGCGGGGCGCGGCCTTACGCTCCGGCCGGGCCTGACCCTCGCGCTCGAACCCTGGTTCGCCCGCACGACCGACCGGATCGTCTACGACGCCGACGGCTGGACCATTCGGTCGGCGGACGGCTCGCGCACGGCCCACTCCGAGCACACGGTGGCCATCACCGAGGACGCCCCCTTGGTGCTCACCTGGCGTGAACCGGAGAACCCGGCGACGCGGGCTGATTCCGCCAGTCGGCTATCCGCAAAGGACGCCTGA
- a CDS encoding helix-turn-helix domain-containing protein: MVRRPLTPGQIEAGRRLGALLRHARAGRDLAEVAHTAGISPETLRKIETGRLPSPGFGTIVCLGEALNVPVQELAAIWRGNDLSLEAVS; encoded by the coding sequence ATGGTCCGCCGACCGCTCACACCTGGGCAGATCGAAGCCGGCAGGCGTCTCGGCGCCCTGCTGCGCCACGCGCGAGCGGGACGCGACCTGGCGGAAGTCGCGCACACAGCCGGCATCTCGCCGGAAACCCTGCGCAAGATCGAGACCGGACGACTGCCCTCTCCCGGATTCGGCACGATCGTCTGCCTCGGCGAGGCACTCAACGTGCCGGTTCAGGAATTGGCAGCCATCTGGCGCGGCAACGACCTATCGCTGGAAGCCGTCTCGTAG
- the trpB gene encoding tryptophan synthase subunit beta has translation MGEMSRSGRQGVPAPAAPARAMSDPGATGRFGTYGGRYVPESLIPACHEIEAAFREAWSDPEFRGRLDTLLTVYAGRPTPLTPAWRLSHELGITLFLKREDLTHTGSHKINNVIGQALLAHRMGKERLLAETGAGQHGVATATAAALLGLKATVFMGERDIERQELNVLRMNVLGAEVVPVTTGSRTLKDACNEAMRHWVSSVDNSYYCIGSVMGPHPYPWMVREFQRVIGEEARAQCAAELPVGVPDYVVACVGGGSNAAGTFAGFVDTTARLIGVEAEGGAAATFGRAGVLHGFRSLVLQDEDGQVTEAHSVAAGLDYPGIGPEHAHLRDGGRARYETVNDEEVVQALLCLARTEGILAALESSHAVAWVIRAAKSGEIAPGSTVMLTLSGRGDKDIASIKELL, from the coding sequence ATGGGCGAGATGTCCCGGTCCGGTCGGCAGGGCGTCCCGGCGCCCGCCGCCCCCGCCCGCGCGATGAGCGACCCCGGTGCCACCGGCCGGTTCGGAACCTACGGCGGGCGGTACGTACCGGAGTCACTGATCCCTGCCTGCCACGAGATCGAGGCGGCGTTCCGTGAGGCCTGGAGCGACCCCGAGTTCCGCGGCAGGCTCGACACCCTGCTCACGGTCTACGCCGGCCGCCCCACTCCGCTGACCCCCGCCTGGCGGCTCTCCCATGAGCTCGGCATCACCCTGTTCCTCAAACGCGAGGATCTCACGCACACCGGCTCACACAAGATCAACAATGTGATCGGCCAGGCGCTGCTCGCTCACCGGATGGGCAAGGAACGGCTGCTGGCCGAGACCGGCGCGGGCCAGCACGGCGTCGCCACGGCCACCGCCGCGGCGCTCCTGGGTCTCAAGGCGACCGTGTTCATGGGCGAGCGCGACATCGAACGGCAGGAGCTCAACGTTCTGCGGATGAACGTGCTGGGCGCGGAGGTCGTGCCGGTCACGACCGGGAGCCGCACCCTCAAGGACGCCTGCAACGAGGCGATGCGGCACTGGGTGTCGTCGGTGGACAACTCCTACTACTGCATCGGGTCGGTGATGGGTCCGCATCCCTATCCGTGGATGGTGCGCGAGTTCCAGCGGGTGATCGGTGAGGAGGCCCGCGCCCAGTGCGCCGCCGAACTCCCCGTCGGTGTGCCCGACTACGTGGTCGCCTGCGTCGGTGGCGGCTCCAACGCCGCCGGCACGTTCGCCGGCTTCGTCGACACCACCGCCCGGCTCATCGGGGTCGAGGCCGAGGGCGGCGCGGCGGCGACCTTCGGCAGGGCCGGGGTGCTGCACGGCTTCCGCTCGCTGGTCCTCCAGGACGAGGACGGCCAGGTGACGGAGGCCCATTCGGTCGCGGCCGGCCTCGACTATCCGGGGATCGGCCCCGAGCACGCCCATCTGCGCGACGGGGGGCGCGCCCGCTACGAGACCGTGAACGACGAAGAGGTCGTCCAGGCGCTGCTGTGCCTGGCCCGCACCGAGGGGATCCTGGCCGCACTGGAGTCCTCGCACGCCGTGGCCTGGGTGATCCGGGCCGCCAAGTCCGGCGAGATCGCGCCGGGGTCGACCGTGATGCTGACTCTCTCCGGCAGGGGAGACAAGGACATCGCCTCCATCAAGGAGCTGCTGTGA
- the trpA gene encoding tryptophan synthase subunit alpha has translation MTDSLEEFLIARRGTGRPLLVPYVTAGVTPGWTDVVHAYADAGADAVELGFPFSDPMLDGVTIQEASDRAIAAGTTVKGILEEVATLDVDVPLIAMTYSNLVVQQSTAEFCAALTAGGLRGLIVPDSPLEEVGELADAAAAEGLHLVLLAAPSSSRARLREIAERSRGFVYALTRMGTTGEHSEVPEQAARLGRELKGLTDRPVLFGFGVSNPAQAAELAGHADGVVVASALMRKLLDGARPRELGEYVASIRRALDQGAR, from the coding sequence GTGACCGATTCCCTGGAAGAATTCCTGATCGCACGCCGTGGCACGGGACGTCCCCTGCTGGTGCCCTATGTCACCGCCGGGGTCACCCCCGGATGGACGGACGTCGTCCACGCCTACGCCGACGCCGGAGCCGACGCCGTCGAGCTGGGCTTCCCCTTCTCCGATCCCATGCTGGACGGCGTCACGATCCAGGAGGCCTCCGACCGGGCGATCGCGGCCGGGACCACGGTCAAGGGGATCCTCGAGGAGGTCGCGACGCTCGACGTCGACGTGCCGCTCATCGCGATGACCTACAGCAATCTGGTGGTGCAGCAGAGCACCGCAGAGTTCTGTGCGGCGCTCACCGCGGGCGGACTGCGCGGGCTGATCGTGCCCGACTCGCCCCTGGAGGAGGTCGGGGAGCTGGCGGACGCCGCGGCGGCCGAGGGCCTGCATCTCGTACTGCTCGCCGCTCCCTCCTCCTCCCGGGCCAGACTGCGCGAGATCGCCGAGCGCAGCCGGGGCTTCGTCTACGCCCTGACCCGCATGGGCACCACCGGCGAGCACAGCGAGGTTCCCGAGCAGGCCGCCCGGCTCGGCCGCGAGCTCAAGGGACTCACCGACCGGCCGGTCCTGTTCGGTTTCGGGGTCTCCAACCCGGCGCAGGCCGCCGAGCTGGCGGGTCATGCCGACGGCGTCGTGGTGGCTTCGGCGCTGATGCGCAAGCTCCTCGACGGCGCCCGGCCACGCGAGCTGGGAGAATATGTGGCGAGCATTCGACGCGCACTCGACCAGGGAGCCAGATGA
- a CDS encoding GntR family transcriptional regulator, translating to MSSTPRYRAIADDLTHKIKSGHYRAGEALPAQRELSAFYGVTMMTLRQALQVLSGEGLIVQRAGRGTYVTQASAEYPLDTLRSLGDDLRRQGYPLRTEVLSAAIRQAPRSLTRLLGDAPADRRALRLARVRHLLGRPAVHQISWIVEPYASAIKGADFTETPLYTALADVGARVHRATERIRPALLTAPVAARLQHPAGSPVFVSERATYDDQGALVVIDHATILGEWMEIRAERKATDLSLHWVSQR from the coding sequence ATGAGCAGTACGCCCCGCTACCGCGCCATCGCCGACGACCTGACCCACAAGATCAAGTCGGGCCACTACCGCGCGGGCGAGGCGTTGCCCGCGCAGCGTGAGCTCAGCGCCTTCTACGGCGTGACGATGATGACGCTGCGGCAGGCGTTGCAGGTCCTCAGCGGCGAGGGTCTGATCGTCCAGCGGGCCGGCCGCGGCACTTATGTGACGCAGGCCAGCGCGGAGTACCCCCTCGACACGCTGCGCAGTCTCGGCGACGACCTACGCAGGCAGGGTTACCCCCTGCGGACCGAGGTGCTGTCGGCCGCGATCCGGCAGGCCCCGCGCTCGCTCACCCGGCTGCTGGGCGACGCGCCGGCAGACCGCCGGGCCCTCCGGCTGGCACGCGTACGGCATCTGCTGGGCCGGCCCGCCGTCCACCAGATCTCCTGGATCGTCGAGCCGTACGCCTCGGCGATCAAGGGGGCCGATTTCACCGAGACCCCGCTGTACACCGCGCTCGCCGACGTCGGCGCGCGAGTGCACCGGGCGACCGAACGGATCAGGCCGGCCCTGCTCACCGCCCCGGTCGCGGCGCGGCTGCAGCACCCGGCGGGCAGCCCGGTCTTCGTCAGCGAACGGGCGACCTATGACGACCAGGGCGCCCTGGTCGTCATAGACCACGCCACGATCCTCGGCGAGTGGATGGAGATCAGGGCCGAGCGCAAGGCCACGGACCTGTCGCTGCACTGGGTCTCCCAGCGCTGA
- a CDS encoding HAD family hydrolase, which produces MSPQYLVVDLGGVLFHFDHAHRLQRLADVLALPADRIDELLWRSGFSADCDAGKYPHAAEIRDRIQAATGFTGRDDDLDAAWCSAFRPDHAVRETLERHRGSRPLALFTNNGPLEQEALLRLYPTMFDGFDHLLFSHHLGHRKPDSAAFDAAAKQLGAYPDDILFIDDSATNTDAARAAGWTTLHFQTRETLEQILRPRIR; this is translated from the coding sequence ATGAGTCCTCAGTACCTGGTCGTCGACCTCGGCGGCGTGCTGTTCCACTTCGACCACGCCCATCGCCTGCAACGCCTGGCCGATGTCCTCGCGCTTCCCGCAGACCGGATCGACGAGTTGCTGTGGCGGTCCGGGTTCAGCGCCGACTGCGATGCGGGCAAGTACCCGCACGCGGCGGAGATCCGGGACCGTATCCAAGCCGCCACCGGTTTCACCGGCCGTGACGACGACCTCGACGCTGCCTGGTGCAGCGCCTTCCGGCCCGACCATGCCGTCCGGGAGACACTGGAACGCCACCGTGGTTCCCGGCCATTGGCGCTGTTCACCAACAACGGCCCGCTGGAGCAGGAGGCCCTGCTGCGGCTGTACCCCACGATGTTCGACGGCTTCGACCACCTACTGTTCAGCCACCACCTCGGACACCGAAAACCCGACTCGGCCGCCTTCGACGCCGCTGCGAAACAACTCGGCGCTTACCCGGACGACATCCTCTTCATCGATGACAGCGCAACCAACACCGACGCAGCACGCGCCGCAGGCTGGACCACCCTCCACTTCCAGACCAGAGAGACCCTCGAACAAATCCTGCGCCCCCGAATCCGGTAA
- a CDS encoding alkylmercury lyase family protein, with amino-acid sequence MNDLAEAHALVLTPDGDAVRMAHPFTSAPMAFVVTPLDGHDDRRWWGGCAWDSFGISAALHLDVRIDTACPQCGAPISFQTGPQLPPPAGLAVRFPRPAEEWWADVVGTCTMIRAFCDRAHAEQWTTDNVPGTGYIAEATAVWRLAGPWYGDRLDPEFQPHSREHNQGLLDECGLTGPFWQLP; translated from the coding sequence TTGAACGACCTGGCGGAGGCCCATGCCCTGGTCCTGACGCCCGACGGGGACGCGGTGCGGATGGCCCACCCGTTCACCTCTGCGCCGATGGCGTTCGTCGTGACACCGCTGGACGGGCATGACGACCGCCGCTGGTGGGGCGGATGCGCGTGGGACTCCTTCGGCATCAGCGCCGCCCTCCACCTGGACGTCCGCATCGACACGGCATGTCCGCAGTGCGGAGCCCCGATCAGCTTCCAGACGGGCCCGCAGCTCCCGCCCCCGGCGGGTCTCGCGGTCCGGTTTCCCCGGCCTGCCGAGGAGTGGTGGGCCGATGTGGTCGGCACCTGCACGATGATCCGCGCGTTCTGCGACCGCGCTCACGCCGAGCAGTGGACGACCGACAACGTACCGGGCACCGGCTACATCGCCGAGGCGACGGCCGTATGGCGACTGGCCGGCCCGTGGTACGGCGATCGCCTGGACCCCGAGTTCCAACCGCACAGCCGGGAGCACAACCAGGGGCTCCTCGATGAATGCGGCCTCACAGGCCCGTTCTGGCAGCTGCCGTAG